Proteins from one Rhodanobacteraceae bacterium genomic window:
- the creD gene encoding cell envelope integrity protein CreD encodes MSRIAFTGSTTFKLFVLGFLSLLLLIPLGLVYDLVQERASLAHEAESRIAAGWGREQSLLLPLLRFEFTRDSVNKDNEIIRERRTRWLTPVQADVKATLKVETRQLGIYELPIYSAAVRIEGSYNPAAARADLDEPDSWTLQQLTLQFAPGDLTGLREVRRVELAGSELKLKPGAERWVVDHAVRGSESRAVLATPIATDVAIAASLGFAIDLELAGARALDFVPNAAEFSVAVQGDWPHPGFAGGALPREREVSAAGFSAGWRLLDLSTGIPAVIGDAGSISQWGNQAVGVALVEPGGLYQQNERTAKYGVLVLALTMAALFLTEVLVGVRLHPFHYALVGMALAVFYLLLLALSEHIGFIPAYLLAAAAVVAMVGGYSAAVLRGWGRGAVGACVLATLYGFLLVLIRAEEMSLLLGAIGLALLLAAAMYLTRRLDWYSAGPADSSDPQGATP; translated from the coding sequence ATGTCTCGCATCGCCTTCACCGGATCCACCACCTTCAAGCTGTTCGTCCTTGGCTTCCTCTCGCTGCTGTTGCTGATTCCGCTTGGCCTGGTTTACGACCTGGTGCAGGAGCGGGCGAGCCTGGCGCACGAGGCGGAATCGCGCATTGCCGCGGGCTGGGGTCGCGAGCAGAGCCTGCTGCTGCCGCTGCTGCGCTTCGAGTTCACCCGCGACAGCGTCAACAAGGACAACGAGATCATCCGTGAACGCCGTACCCGCTGGCTGACGCCGGTGCAGGCCGACGTCAAGGCCACGCTCAAGGTCGAAACCCGCCAGCTCGGCATCTACGAGCTGCCGATCTACAGCGCGGCGGTGCGCATCGAGGGCAGCTACAACCCGGCCGCGGCGCGTGCCGACCTGGACGAGCCCGACAGCTGGACCTTGCAGCAACTGACCCTGCAGTTCGCACCGGGCGACCTTACCGGCTTGCGCGAAGTGCGCCGGGTGGAGCTGGCAGGCAGCGAGCTCAAGCTCAAGCCGGGGGCGGAACGCTGGGTGGTCGACCACGCCGTGCGCGGCAGTGAATCGCGCGCGGTGCTCGCCACCCCAATCGCAACCGACGTCGCAATCGCAGCGAGCCTGGGCTTTGCCATCGACCTGGAACTGGCCGGTGCGCGGGCGCTCGACTTCGTGCCCAACGCCGCCGAGTTCAGCGTGGCGGTGCAGGGCGACTGGCCGCATCCCGGCTTCGCCGGCGGCGCGCTGCCGCGCGAACGCGAGGTCAGCGCGGCGGGTTTCAGCGCCGGCTGGCGCCTGCTCGATCTGTCCACCGGCATCCCGGCGGTGATCGGCGACGCGGGCTCCATCAGCCAGTGGGGCAATCAGGCAGTCGGCGTGGCGCTGGTCGAGCCGGGTGGGCTGTACCAGCAGAACGAGCGCACCGCCAAGTACGGCGTGCTGGTGCTGGCGCTGACCATGGCCGCGCTGTTCCTCACCGAGGTGCTGGTCGGCGTGCGCCTGCATCCCTTCCACTATGCGCTGGTCGGCATGGCGCTGGCGGTGTTCTACCTGCTGCTGCTGGCGCTCAGCGAGCACATCGGGTTCATCCCGGCCTATCTGCTGGCCGCGGCCGCGGTGGTCGCGATGGTCGGCGGCTATTCGGCGGCGGTGTTGCGCGGCTGGGGCAGGGGCGCGGTCGGTGCCTGTGTGCTGGCGACGCTTTACGGCTTCTTGCTGGTGCTGATCCGCGCCGAGGAAATGTCGCTGCTGCTGGGTGCGATCGGCCTCGCCCTGCTGCTCGCCGCCGCGATGTACCTGACCCGACGTCTCGACTGGTACAGTGCCGGCCCCGCCGATTCCAGTGACCCCCAGGGCGCCACGCCATGA